Proteins encoded in a region of the Oscillospiraceae bacterium MB24-C1 genome:
- a CDS encoding SpoIIIAH-like family protein, giving the protein MKKFRMNMIVGKKQIILAALVLCLSLAVYLNWVYSGDGFELPTTSTLETDKNYGDSQYVNIGEDADAFFAEAKISRQKTRDEAVQTLKNLIESDAITPEQRTELALKTTSMAQAIETEGKIENLIKAKGFTECMVYYDTERVDVIVKTNGLLTNEVAQMKDIIVKEVTIPDENIAIIEVN; this is encoded by the coding sequence ATGAAAAAATTTAGAATGAATATGATTGTTGGCAAGAAACAGATTATTTTGGCTGCTTTGGTGCTCTGCCTGTCTCTGGCGGTATATCTCAACTGGGTATATTCCGGCGACGGGTTCGAGCTGCCAACCACAAGCACGCTGGAGACGGATAAAAACTACGGCGACTCTCAGTATGTCAATATTGGCGAGGATGCCGATGCCTTCTTTGCTGAGGCAAAAATCAGCCGACAGAAGACCCGCGATGAAGCGGTTCAGACATTAAAGAACCTCATCGAAAGTGACGCCATCACCCCAGAACAACGTACCGAGCTGGCGCTGAAAACCACCTCAATGGCACAGGCGATCGAGACAGAAGGCAAAATCGAAAACCTTATAAAGGCAAAAGGCTTTACAGAATGCATGGTCTATTATGATACCGAACGCGTCGATGTCATTGTTAAAACCAACGGTCTTCTCACGAACGAAGTGGCACAGATGAAGGATATCATCGTTAAAGAGGTCACCATTCCCGATGAGAACATCGCCATTATTGAGGTCAACTGA
- a CDS encoding SpoIIIAC/SpoIIIAD family protein → MQEFFAVLAAALMAMLLAVTLRDLKKEYALLLSLVCGILLLLWGVNALSPVVEQMSELVALTQLDTEYSTLLLKALGIAVCTQLACDACKDAGETAISSKVEFCGKVCLLALSLPLFGELLRLATKIFSA, encoded by the coding sequence ATGCAAGAATTTTTTGCCGTATTGGCCGCCGCCTTGATGGCAATGCTGCTGGCGGTGACATTGCGTGATTTAAAAAAGGAATATGCGTTACTGCTGTCACTGGTCTGTGGTATTTTGCTGTTGCTGTGGGGCGTCAATGCGTTGAGCCCGGTGGTGGAGCAAATGTCTGAGCTGGTGGCGCTGACACAGCTCGATACCGAATATTCAACGCTTCTACTAAAGGCGTTGGGCATTGCGGTCTGTACTCAGCTGGCCTGTGACGCCTGCAAGGACGCGGGTGAGACGGCTATAAGTAGCAAGGTGGAATTTTGCGGAAAAGTCTGTCTGCTTGCTTTAAGCCTACCGTTGTTCGGAGAGTTGTTGCGACTGGCGACCAAAATATTTTCTGCGTGA